Within the Rosa rugosa chromosome 2, drRosRugo1.1, whole genome shotgun sequence genome, the region AAATTTGAGTGTTGAGATATTTATATTTTGAACCGTAAATATGCCTAATACATCAATTACATTATAAAACCCAACATGATAATGCCATtgttaatataaaaaaaaaaatagtattaGTAAATGTAGCATTTCCAATATTCTATGTTTATTAATTCTTAAGGGATGTTCATGATGAATAATAAGGTACTAATTGAAAAGATTATGATTCTCACTAACTATGCTTTTTTGCTCTTACTAGCGTAAAAAACATTAGCTTTAATCATATTTTGTACTTTGTAAGTCATTTCATAAGTTGAAAATCAGGTTATATGATAGTTAATATATTTCTCATACGATAGACTATAACCCCAAGCATTGCATAAGAGTTATTCCAACATTATTGCATCCATCCCCTATCTCCATAGCTATCTATGTGTTTCTATATATAGTCATTGTCACATATTAATTGTCTTGGCTCAAGGAGGAGGTCGATCGATCTTGTGCTATTTACTAAGGCTGAGTCTTGTTGACAAGAATACTAATGACCATGGAAATGAATGGACACCAATCATAGTTGAAGTCTTAAGCTTTGATTTTTGTTTGATCAAAATGCTAACAATTATTTTACTTGGCCATCCATAGTTCCATACCCATACCAGAATTTCAATTCTTATACATGATTAATTTCATGGGGCCAATATGGAAAGCAAAAGGTAACCTCCTATATTCATATATCATCAATGTCATTCATGGTTTGTGAAGGAAAACTTGCTAAGCTTTAGCCCCACAATGCTTGATGTTGCAGTTGAGAATATAATGAGAAAGATTTGCATGTGTTAGGTATATGATTGCATCATCAAGTGGTCATTTTTCCCAGATTTGTTTATCTGCCTCAATTAGAAGTTTTAGTTTGGAATTACAAgaagtaaaaaagaaagaaaaagaccaGAAGATATCTGTTTTCCAGATGGCTGCATAATCAAGTGAGttaaaaaatgaagaaacaaaaatagaagaaaCAATTGTGTTGCAAAGTTGAAGTCTGAGTCTTGTAGGTTTGTTAGGTAGAACGGTAGAACCATCAGTTTACCAAAATTGTGAGGAGACAAAATAAACAAGGCTTCCATTTCTGTGTGTCAATAATTCTAAACTTGATGTGACACCAACAGTTGGCATGCAGGAAAAATGTACCAAACTTGCAGGACATGATCAGCCTTTTTCTTATGGAGCTGAATGATAATCTTACATGCCAATGCAGTAAGAATGTGTAATCAATGGAGATAAATAGAGAGCTATCCCTTTTGATTGAAGTAGAGTTCTGTTTTCCAGAAACAATGTCATTAAAGTTTCTGCAAGAAACAGGATAAAGGGCAGAGACACATTAACCACAAGTAAGACTTCGATTCAATGGCTTTCTTCCGGAGTACTAAAACTCCAGAGTCGGGAGCCGTTTGAATAATTCATTGTGTGGGCACACTACAAACTAATTAATAACTCTCAGAGTTTCAATACTCTGCAACACTAAATTTTTTGGGCTTTCTTGTAGTGGTACCTCTATCTATACAAGCCTTATATGATATGCCATTCAACAATTGAATGTTACATGTGGTGGTGCTCATCAAAAATGGCCCATTTGCTGTACTGCATCATGTGATAACTTTATCAAGGTTCTGAAGTTGAAGGAATAGGACTGAACATTGAAATGGTCCATTTTACAAATGTTCACATAAAAAAAAACTGTGTATGTACCCGACTACCCAAGCCAGCATCATGTGATAACTTTATCTGTTTATCAGGGTTTTGAAGTTGAAGGAATAGAACTGAACATTGAAATGGTCCATTTTACAAATGTtcacataaaaataaaataaaaaataaactgtGTACCCAAGCCGGCAAACACAAAAAGTTTATGGTTAGGGAGGAAACAGTTCAATCATTTGTCCACAACTAGAACTGAGATGCTTTTAGTGAAAATATGAATCAAATTACAACAATAACTACAATTCTTTTTATCTATTTAACTTCAGAGAATTCCAAATCTCAATCATGCCAATTGCCAACGACTATGGATTAAAAGTGTTTGAGGTTTAAACTCTAGCATTAGATAGATCAGCCAGAGATTTGTTAGGTGAAGATGAAATATGAATCTGTAAGTGAAACGTACTTCAGTAAAAGTTACAGTAAAGATGaacatacatataaatataaaaaataaaattaaaaaagacaCATACACAGCTAACTATGATTTATTGATGAATAGGTAGTTACATAAGGTAAACTGTCCTCCTTTACAATCCAGGTACCCTTACAGAGGCAACAAACAACCTTTAGAAGTTTTAAATATCGTTACAGAGACTGTTCCCTCTTCGTTTCAACAATTTCACTATAGAAAACTGAACTGACAAAGCATCTCAACCAGAACCTTTTCCACTGCAATCGGGgggagggaagagagagagagagagagagagtcagagatcTTATCGTTCTGTCAAAATTTCTTCACATGGACTGGTGCCCCTTGCTTTCCTCCAGATTCGAGCATTGCCTCTAGAACAGAAACATCTCTAGCACCTTCCAGAAATGACATGCGAGGCTCAGCTTCATAGCCAGCTCCCTTCTGCAACCATGCAGTGCACACAATCAGAAAATGCTGGGGAGCCTGAGTCTCATATAAGTTTGGTATACCAACAGACATGCCCACCAAAAAATTTAactcaaaaacaaagaaacatgaaaatgaaaacaACATTTGTATACCATGACGATTAGCATCTGCAATTACCTTTAAAGTGACTTGCTTTATGTCATTAATAAAAGCAATGAATTCTTCAGTCACTCCTCTAAATTGGTAGAAGGAGCTTTCCCTTTGTCCATCAGCACTATAGAATGTGACCTGTCATAGTATCAGAAGCAAATGAGAAATGGTCAACTTAATACGAGTTGATTTACACAAAATTTCAGTGTTGATGGGAAAAACTGTCCTCACAAACCCAAACATATAAATCACATTCTGACCTCCAGCGTCAGAGAATTAAATAACTGTAGGATGATTTTCAACATACCACATAGCCGTGTCGTCCATCTTGGTTTCCACGCTCAACTTCCAGTGTTCCCTTCAAGCCAACAAATCGCCAAACTATCTGATGGTATAAACATTATGAGAAACTAAAATTTTATGTATATACAGAGTATAAAATGAAATTAACTTGTAGAACATGCCTTGGGAGACCTTGAGGAGACCACCAACACAAAAATCCCAGAACAGCCATTCTCCAGTTGACTAAGGCAAGGAAATACAGTGTACTCGCCTTTAGAATTTTTGttcttaaaattaaaaaatttaggAGTAGAAAACAGATCTGCAGGATAACAATATGCAGCAGTAACTTACAAGAGAGAGGATATGTTATCTGGGGGAGGCAAAGTCTTGTCGACATGTGACGTTGTAGCTGACACCGAGACTATCTCACATCCAGCAAGCTGTTCAAATGAACAGGAGAAAATGAGATTCATGCCTTGACTGAAACGTTACGAAGATGACAAGTACTCTGGTGGAGATCAAATGGTATCATGAGAGGTTAAAGCTGACTGACAGACTACATCACACCCAACAAGCTGTTCAAATGAATGGGAAAGAACAACATTCATATATTGATAGAAAGAAAACTCGCATATTGTCATGCAGGAGCGTTATATAACAGATGCACACATGCACATACAGGAAAAGTATTATACACTCAATTTACAAGACTACTGCTATCTAGTTTTCAGCTATGCAATAAAAAAAGGTCTGGAGAAAAGTGACAGAAGACTGGTACTATAAGAGAAGTATAAGTACAAATCAAATGAGATTCAGAAGATCAAACTTCCTAATCTATGGTTGAATTCAGTATTAGTACTAGAGAAGCATACTGCCACTATTCACTAAATACTTAAAAATTACCATCCTCAGTCCTGCAACGAAATGTACTCCCATGTCCAGAATGAAACCACCCTGCCAAAAAGGGATGATAAACTTGCTGAGAAAGGAAACAAAAGAGGTATTATGGGAACACATCTACTTGCTTAATCAAGCAAGGCATCTCAGAAATCTTGTATTCACATAAATAGTAAATTCCTTACATGCTGCTCTCAGGAATAAAATGAGGCATTTAACATATGTCATCGCAACCATGTAAAAGAAATAAACTGATTTTGTTACTTATATTTAATTGCATGGATTGAGCGATAGGTGTATCTCATTAGTCACAAGTCTTTGACTAGGTGTGGAATTCTGGTTAAACAGTCGTGTTGATTTTAAGTTGTTTATTGTCAGAAACTTCCACCCCTAGTCACAACCAATGCATTGAGCAGGTGGTAGTTTCTAATGAACAAGGGAGAAATTTCATAGTTATCAGCTATATCATAGTACATACATTAAAGTCTCGCCTCCAAGAGCTTGAGAAGTAAGGGTTTGAACTGTTCATTGATCCTTCAACAATAACTTGGATGCTCATCACATCTCCAATTTCAGTCATTAGTTTCTTGCCCTGTGAAAACAACATTGAGGGTCTTGCAGTCAAAAGTTAAACATTGTTAAGCCCCACTAATAATGGAAAGAGTACCTCAACAAAAGCAGGTTCAAATCGATAATTTTCTGCTACCGCCCAGATTGGTTTATTGGGAGTATTAGCAACAATAGATTTATAACTTGACACTGCAGTTTCCAATTCACTTGTAGCTgcataacaaaataaaaaacttagaaTAAACAGAATAACATGTAAAAGTAATAACATAACAAATAACCAACATTTTTCAAATTAAGATGTCATAAAATGAATTGAAAGACAGTTATAACACATAAAAGTAAACTGCATCCTACTTACTAGCTGCTGCTGGTTTCTCTTCAAGTCCATCAATTTGGCCAAGCAATAGTGAATAGGTACAGCAATGACAAGCAGAAGGAAAGATTTAGTCCACTGTAGTCGATGAAACGTATAGATGATTTATTATAGTACCATAACATGTAAGCTTTCTGTCAAATAAAAAAGAAGGCACCAGCCTGGGGGTTGATTGGAGGTGGAGATGGCTTTACAAATCCTTTAACATAACTATCAATCTCACAAATAGAATTGCATCATTCTGACAATCCAACTATACAATTGTTAGAGACTAGGACTAACCTTGAAGGACATTCTTCCCTGCTTTGAGAAGCTTCAGTGAGAAATCAACCTGCATGAGTTGGTTCATATCACATACTTGATTACATCTTCACATCTATATAGCTACACGGTATGCTAAAAATATCTCCGAAAGGGTGTATCTCACATACTTGAATACATCTTCACGTCTATATAGTTAGCTCATTAGGTTTTCCTTTTTTCATTTCATCAGAGTTATAATTTGGATGAAAAtgtattctcaaaaaaaaaaaaaaaaaattggatgaAAATTAGGACAAGCGGTAATACTATAGTTTGAATCAACAACCACATAAAAATTAGTTCTACATTCTGCTCGTAGGGTATAACCAAACACTTAAAACTAAGAGACCATTACTTCACACACATTATACTATTCCTGTAATCCACTCATCCGAATAAGATTCTCTTACACGCAAAACGCTAAAAAGACTACAAATTTCCACTACCAAGCTTCTGTTTCTATGattcaataaaaaaagaagcaagCTTTAGTATTAGCTATACCTGAGCTTGGCCAGCTAAAACCACAGCAACACCAAGAATTGAACTATCTGCAATAATTTCCTCAAGACCCTGATCACCCCATTTGCATTCTACTCCTGGAAAATGTTTCCCAGCAATCTCAACTGCACCTCTAGCAGATTCCTataccaaaaacaatattaaatcTATGATCAAACTATCCAAATCCAGAAATAGATATGTTACTTGAGGTACCTCAGAACGGCTCCAAATGGCTTTAAGGTTGACAAGGTTAGAGATCTCAGCCAGCCTTGGAATGTATTGGGTCTTCACAAAAGTACCAGCTCCAAGAATGGCAATCTGGGGTGCTTCTGCCATTTTGCCAAAAACCCAACTTGCAGTTCTTGGTTTTGTGCAGATGTAGCAACTGGGTATTCGATCTTGCTGTATTTCTGAAATGGTTCTTTGCTTGGTTTCAGTTATATACACATTTACAATTTTGGGATATAGAGTGAAAGATGGTGACTCAGTCTGTGGGTATCTTTCTTTTTAATTCCCAAAGTTGATGGCTTTCCTTTATAATGTAaacgtttttgttttttttttataaaaaaaagaattgaaagtcatatttttttttttttttatgatagaAAGTCATattcttattctcaaaaaaaagaaagtcatATTCTTATGAGTTCGTGTACGACAAGTAGACTAATTTGATATCAAATCAAGTTAGTCTACGTATACATGTAGTGAATCTACCACTATATCAAATGTAGTATATTTCATGTATTGATACACTAATATACCGTCATATATAAAAGTATGAACTGTACAAATATAGAACTGTTTTGGCTCCAATGACCAAACATTCATTGATATGTACATACCATTTTCAATTTTACACCAACTAATAAATTAGTAAAAATGACATACTAATGTAATGTAGCAATGATGATTTATAGGGAATATGAAgtgttgtgagaaaccttgagACTTAAATAAGGTGCTTGGGGTAAAATAGCAAATGAAGGGATTTAAATTTACTCACCACCAATACTTTAGTGGTGAGACCACCACTCAATATAAAACTGTCATGtgttataaaatataataatatttaatcttgatgttttattaaaaaaaaaatattttaagtaTTAAATGAATTCTATATGACGTGACAAGTTTTAATAgagtggtgatatcaccacaaaataaaagtggtgagcaaatttgattcCTGAATGAAGAGTGAAGCGAAGCTGGAGTAGCATGCAAAAGTTGCAATTGCAACCCTTTTAAGAGGCCGCCTTTTGAAATATTGGAACGTTAATTGAATAAATTACAGTGGCACTTTTATTTCCTGTAAGTAGTTAAAAATGAGTTGGATGTTTAGTATCCAACGAATCCCTAGCAGAACAGTCGAAAGACAAATAGGGGACTATGCAAGTCGATAAAGTTATCTTCAGCAGCTTCTAATGATTGAAGATATATACATTCTCTGGGTTCCTCGCTCACTCCACTATTTGCCGCAAACTCCATTGCCATCTCCGAGTCCACCTGCAAATTTTGAGCAAATATTACTGCATGCATTTCATTTCAATGCTGGCACATCTACTTATAGATGTCTACAGTCTACCTCCCCAGTGCTTATGTTTGAAATTTCAAGATTTCTTGCACTTTCCCACCCTTGGCATGTTCGAAACATCATTTACAAGTTTGGTAGCACCATGTGCGGGAGATATTTACATGACTCTAGCAGAAATTTCTGGGTAGTTTCCAGAGCCAAAAAGCTCAGTATGTGCCTTTGGCATATAGTTCATTTCAGGACATAAATGCCTATTATATTGTTAAGTAATTTATACACATTTTATTGGATGATGACGCTCACTATTTAGCACTGCTACTCATTCAATAAGTGTATATGCATACTAACACCCCACCCCCTAAAATTAATAATGAACAGGAAGGGGAAAAGAGCACACACAGCTAACCAAAGAGACTAATGACAAGTCAAGCATCGTCTCACCTGTTCAACATGTTGTACAAGCTTTTCCTTGACCGTTTCTTTTGTAATCATCCCAGATGACAGTTTCTTAAGTATTTCTGCTTCCTTGCCATCATAACGTCTCTTCTTTGATGCTTGTATTTGTTGCATTTGCTTCAGTACACCACATACAGCACCAGCAACATTTTCAGCATACCTGCAATTGGATAGTCGTTTTAGTTTGTGCAGCAAAGGAGTGGTAAATTATCATTCAGGACAAATCAAGAATGACCAAATGAGTAAAAAAATTTACTTGCTCAAATTCcgttttctctctttttgttcaCGAGCTTGGATATTCTTCACTATCTTGGTTTTCAGCTGAATGCAACAGTGTTGAATGGCAGACTGGAGATAATTGTTAATTAGTTGGCTACAAGAATGTAAATGAAGATACAAATTATAAAATGGAAATCATATACCTTGACAGCAGAAGCTATTTCAGTTATATCATCTCCAATATACTCCTTCCCAGTTCCTTTAAAGGGAATCTTTGTGCTTACAATACTCACAAAAACTCCAACTTTATCCTGAGTCTGGTTGATCTTGTAACTACTCCAACTGATAAAATATATATCACATTGTTATATAGATATTTCTAGTTTGCCCCTGTAGCATTTTAATACCGAAGTATTGACTTTACAGACCATTCGTAGTCCCAACCCAAACAGAAGTCACAActcacaaaagaaaaataagttcTTTGTATCTTACTTGATTCTCTTAAGGGCGGTCCTTGTGACAACATCAGCACCTTGCTCAAAAAGAAGTGGAATCCGGTTTGCAAATCGAAAAATATTCAAACCCTACAATAGAAAACAGAAAGAACCATCAATGTTATCAATCCTTAGTAGTGCTAAACTGGCTAGTGAAGTAAACTTAcaatgaagaaaaaagaagctATAAAAGCAAACTCCATTCCTTGGTTTGTTAATCCTTAATGTATTCAAACTCCACTAGCTTTTGTACATATTCATGCATTCATCCAATAATCACTGGTCTAGCAGTCTAGCTTACATGATAATGACAAAAGGAGCACTATGCTCACTTTTCTAGTTTTTGTATTACACTATGCCCTTAATTCCCCACTCCCCATTCGTTATGTAGTTATGTACACCACGACATGAAAAGCTAAATAACAGTAATTGGGTTAAGGGTGCATCTCGATTAATATCTTCTTTACTATCTAACAACTTCAGACCCAGTGGCGGAGCCACACTGGGTCTTGTGACCCAGTAAACTTTTCGGTATATAACTGATCAAGTTACCAAGAATAATAGGTAGCTAGCATAGTGCAGTGGTCTTGCTTGCTTTTGCTATATTGCAGGTCCAAGGTTCAATTTATCTCCCTGcagtattttttgtttattttttttccaaagTTTAATTCTAGCTTGCAGCCTATTAATGTTATTATTTTTTCATATGGCTTGCTATTATAAACTTGACATAATTTTAACAATATTCTTATCTTAAATAATCTTATTTATAATATTTCTATCAATCAAAAATTTtaagttttgatatataatttgAGTtcaaaattttttctttttaattttgaaagatCCTCACCTAGGATGAAGTTCTAGCTCCGTCACTCGTTGCTATTTTTTAGTGATTTAGAAAACtcttgtaaaataaaaaaaaacttagtatCAACTCTCAACTCAGTCGcaaatttcttgttattttctaagatttttatgttttgatattattattttatttttgtgcccCAGTAACACTAAGTTTTTGGCTTCGCCACTGTTCAGACCTATCTACCATGGCATGTCAATATTAACAGAGAAGCACCTACTTGTTTGACATCTTTTCCACCAACACTGACACCAGCTTCCACAATGAATGGGTGGCCTTCAAAAACTTGAGCACTGTATAGTACATGCAGATGATGTAGCAAAAGAACTGGCATCAGCTTAAATGCCAATCAATCAAAAATACACAGAGTATAAGATCATTAAAGAATCAAAATCTCCTGCAAGAACTTTTagaacaccaaaaaaaaaaaaaatgaaataaacagcaaagtgagaataaaaacaacCTTCCAGAATAAGTAGCAACCAACTCCGGATGCAGCTCCTTTATAATTCCTAGACGGAGATTGTATTCCCCTGCAGGACTCAGGCACTGGAAAAAATTACTAAGTAATAGGCCAAACAATGCCTAAACTATCTTAGAAATAAAAGGAATTAGATAGGAATTTCATGCTGATAGGATATATTAACGAAAAGATTCAAGAGATTCTTACATCACCACTAGGATCATTAAACTTGGCTTGACGAAATAACTGATGGATACGTACAATTTGCTGAGAAGTTAGAGATTTCACAGGCATCTTCGGACTGAACTCAGGACCCAATTCCCCTAAAAAGGAAACGAACAGCATAAACTTAAGCATCTAAGAAGCAGCACCACATGAGTAACTCAGTAcggggacaaaaaaaaaaaatcaattcctGTCCCTTTAACAGTACACAAGGCTCTTCAGAATCTCCATATGATATACATTATACAACTTCCTTCAATTGTTTTACACAAGATATCATGCAGATCATATGATAGATTTCATAAAGCACTGTCCTCAATTATCTACAGGAATGACCTTTGTAAGGTATAAAGCTGTAGATGAGTACTTTTGCATAAACAATTGtaaaaaacaatgccaaaagACTTACCAATTAGTCGTTCAGCATAGGATTTTCCTATATTAACGAATTCATGCTGAAGAAACTGTAAAAGGTTCTGCTTTGAAGTTTCTTCAATGAGGCGTTTGATTAGCAATAAGTCAACAGATGAGGGATGGTGCTTTGTCTCAAGAGGAACAGGAGGCATTACATCAGTTCTTCGTGCAAACCTTATGGTGACATTTTTACTGCATGAAAAGT harbors:
- the LOC133731756 gene encoding dehydrogenase FPY6 produces the protein MAEAPQIAILGAGTFVKTQYIPRLAEISNLVNLKAIWSRSEESARGAVEIAGKHFPGVECKWGDQGLEEIIADSSILGVAVVLAGQAQVDFSLKLLKAGKNVLQEKPAAATTSELETAVSSYKSIVANTPNKPIWAVAENYRFEPAFVEGKKLMTEIGDVMSIQVIVEGSMNSSNPYFSSSWRRDFNGGFILDMGVHFVAGLRMLAGCEIVSVSATTSHVDKTLPPPDNISSLFQLENGCSGIFVLVVSSRSPKIVWRFVGLKGTLEVERGNQDGRHGYVVTFYSADGQRESSFYQFRGVTEEFIAFINDIKQVTLKKGAGYEAEPRMSFLEGARDVSVLEAMLESGGKQGAPVHVKKF
- the LOC133734214 gene encoding DNA topoisomerase 6 subunit B isoform X2 yields the protein MIGLVDRDRVDEELYDDHETAKAREKRLAKEAQAQELQAKNASLGKKIKEPAAPKTMKGRGGAAFYRVTCKDNGRGMPHDDIPNMFGRVLSGTKYGLKQTRGKFGLGAKMALIWSKMSTGLPIDISSSMKGQSYNSFCRLDIDIHRNIPHVHIHEKRDSKDRWHGAEIQVVIEGNWTTYRSKILHYMRQMAVITPYAEFIFKYVSDVSDKNVTIRFARRTDVMPPVPLETKHHPSSVDLLLIKRLIEETSKQNLLQFLQHEFVNIGKSYAERLIGELGPEFSPKMPVKSLTSQQIVRIHQLFRQAKFNDPSGDCLSPAGEYNLRLGIIKELHPELVATYSGSAQVFEGHPFIVEAGVSVGGKDVKQGLNIFRFANRIPLLFEQGADVVTRTALKRINWSSYKINQTQDKVGVFVSIVSTKIPFKGTGKEYIGDDITEIASAVKSAIQHCCIQLKTKIVKNIQAREQKERKRNLSKYAENVAGAVCGVLKQMQQIQASKKRRYDGKEAEILKKLSSGMITKETVKEKLVQHVEQVDSEMAMEFAANSGVSEEPRECIYLQSLEAAEDNFIDLHSPLFVFRLFC
- the LOC133734214 gene encoding DNA topoisomerase 6 subunit B isoform X1, which codes for MESSKKPKSKTPAKKPKDSVLEQKSPAEFFAENKNIAGFDNPGKCLYTTVRELVENSLDSTESISELPLIEITIEDIEKSKFNSMIGLVDRDRVDEELYDDHETAKAREKRLAKEAQAQELQAKNASLGKKIKEPAAPKTMKGRGGAAFYRVTCKDNGRGMPHDDIPNMFGRVLSGTKYGLKQTRGKFGLGAKMALIWSKMSTGLPIDISSSMKGQSYNSFCRLDIDIHRNIPHVHIHEKRDSKDRWHGAEIQVVIEGNWTTYRSKILHYMRQMAVITPYAEFIFKYVSDVSDKNVTIRFARRTDVMPPVPLETKHHPSSVDLLLIKRLIEETSKQNLLQFLQHEFVNIGKSYAERLIGELGPEFSPKMPVKSLTSQQIVRIHQLFRQAKFNDPSGDCLSPAGEYNLRLGIIKELHPELVATYSGSAQVFEGHPFIVEAGVSVGGKDVKQGLNIFRFANRIPLLFEQGADVVTRTALKRINWSSYKINQTQDKVGVFVSIVSTKIPFKGTGKEYIGDDITEIASAVKSAIQHCCIQLKTKIVKNIQAREQKERKRNLSKYAENVAGAVCGVLKQMQQIQASKKRRYDGKEAEILKKLSSGMITKETVKEKLVQHVEQVDSEMAMEFAANSGVSEEPRECIYLQSLEAAEDNFIDLHSPLFVFRLFC